One window of Peteryoungia desertarenae genomic DNA carries:
- a CDS encoding tetratricopeptide repeat protein yields the protein MDLTRFGSALPARTRHRLGSAFVLAAALALTSCATTTETTDVIRLDRAQGSEENIASLTAVIQANPRDPEAYNVRGSAYGRAGEFNRAIEDFNTALQLNPRFFQAYANRALVFRNMGKPVEAAADYNAALKINPSYDVAYIGRGNIYRQAGRIDEAFGDFNRAIQLDTTDGRAYHNRGLIYQLRGQHEKAIEDFSKAISLSPRSPEPYNGRGLSYVALNDDENAFADFNLAIELNDKIAESWANQALIYERRGDMARAAKSYAHAQRLDPKYEPAAAGLARTRGNTSS from the coding sequence ATGGACCTCACCAGATTCGGAAGCGCCCTGCCTGCACGCACCAGACACCGCCTCGGTTCCGCTTTCGTCCTAGCTGCCGCACTGGCGCTGACCAGTTGTGCGACGACGACGGAAACGACAGACGTGATTCGACTGGATCGCGCTCAGGGTTCTGAGGAAAACATTGCCTCGCTCACCGCCGTCATCCAGGCCAATCCGCGCGACCCGGAAGCCTATAACGTGCGTGGGTCCGCCTATGGACGCGCTGGTGAATTCAATCGTGCCATCGAAGACTTCAACACCGCACTTCAACTGAACCCGCGCTTCTTCCAGGCTTATGCCAACCGCGCGCTGGTCTTCCGCAACATGGGCAAGCCCGTTGAAGCAGCGGCAGACTACAATGCAGCTCTCAAGATCAACCCGAGCTACGACGTTGCCTATATCGGCCGCGGCAATATCTACCGCCAGGCCGGGCGCATCGACGAAGCCTTTGGCGATTTCAACCGCGCCATCCAGCTTGATACCACCGATGGCCGCGCCTACCACAATCGTGGCCTCATCTATCAGCTACGCGGACAACACGAAAAGGCGATCGAGGACTTTTCGAAGGCGATCTCGCTGTCGCCGCGCTCGCCGGAACCCTACAACGGTCGTGGATTGTCCTATGTGGCACTCAATGATGACGAAAATGCCTTTGCCGACTTTAATCTCGCAATCGAGCTGAACGACAAGATCGCGGAAAGCTGGGCCAATCAGGCACTGATTTATGAGCGCCGGGGCGATATGGCGCGTGCCGCCAAATCCTACGCGCACGCTCAGCGCCTTGACCCGAAATACGAACCTGCCGCTGCAGGCCTTGCAAGAACGCGCGGCAACACGTCAAGCTGA
- a CDS encoding aa3-type cytochrome c oxidase subunit IV produces MSEHHSGPVETGAAMDYQEHERTYERFIAGAKYGTIITVALMLAMAAGFFGGAGLIGGFLIWVILSIAGVFIMR; encoded by the coding sequence ATGAGCGAACATCATTCCGGGCCGGTCGAGACGGGCGCTGCCATGGACTATCAGGAGCACGAAAGGACGTATGAGCGCTTCATTGCAGGAGCCAAGTACGGCACGATCATCACTGTTGCGCTGATGCTGGCGATGGCAGCCGGTTTCTTCGGCGGAGCAGGTCTGATCGGCGGCTTCCTGATCTGGGTTATTCTGAGCATAGCCGGTGTGTTTATCATGCGCTGA
- a CDS encoding TRAP transporter small permease subunit: MQFLLTIARAIDATTTLVGRTVAWLLLAAVLISAGNAVIRKSFDMSSNAWLEVQWYLFGAVFMLAAGYTLRRNEHVRIDVLAGNWSKRTRDWIDLLGHIFFLLPFCLMMTYLAWPFFWRSFMSGEMSPNAGGLIIWPAKGAILLGFILLTAQAFSEIIKRYAIMKGLMEEEVKHGHGAPAPVEAAADMKGGKDA; this comes from the coding sequence ATGCAGTTCCTGTTGACAATCGCCAGAGCGATTGACGCAACGACGACGCTGGTCGGTCGAACGGTGGCTTGGCTGCTGCTGGCAGCCGTCCTCATCAGCGCCGGCAATGCCGTCATCCGCAAGTCCTTCGACATGTCGTCCAACGCCTGGCTGGAGGTTCAGTGGTATCTGTTCGGTGCCGTCTTCATGTTGGCAGCCGGCTATACGCTTCGCCGCAACGAACATGTCCGGATCGACGTGCTGGCCGGCAACTGGTCGAAGCGCACGCGCGACTGGATCGACCTGCTCGGGCATATCTTCTTCCTGTTACCCTTCTGCCTCATGATGACCTATCTCGCCTGGCCGTTCTTCTGGCGGTCTTTCATGTCTGGTGAAATGTCACCCAATGCAGGCGGTCTTATCATCTGGCCTGCCAAGGGAGCCATTTTGCTGGGCTTTATTCTGCTCACTGCACAAGCCTTCTCGGAAATCATCAAGCGCTACGCCATCATGAAGGGGCTGATGGAAGAAGAAGTGAAGCACGGTCACGGAGCACCAGCACCGGTCGAGGCGGCCGCAGACATGAAGGGTGGGAAAGATGCTTGA
- a CDS encoding TRAP transporter large permease, which yields MLDLIAHNLAPIMFIMVMGMLLLGYPVAFTLAAGGMYFFVVGVELSHISPEIRLSWPLAQANMNRVFDIMRNDTLLAIPFFTFMGLILERSRMAEDLLDTIGQLFGTVRGGLAFAVVIVGALLAATTGVVAASVIAMGLISLPIMMRYNYNPGLAAGTIAASGTLAQIIPPSLVLIVMADQLGRSVGDMYVGAMLPALMLVGMYCLYIFAVTLVKPEWAPALPPEARPLGSGGKSLYFIMLAAIGLYIVSYYFIFTEFRYETRVVWAALAATVIPYLFALANRQFNLGYLSKMAEQVVIVLIPPLALIFLVLGTIFLGIATPTEGGAMGAAGALVMALAKRRLDLKTLTQALDSTAKLATFVMFILIGARVFALTFYGISGDIWVEELMLALPGGETGFLIVVTIIVFILGCFLDFFEIAFVLVPLLAPVADKLGIDLIWFGVLLGMNLQVSFLTPPFGFALFYLRSVAPTKAWHDTTTNRMIDPITTRAIYTGTLPFIAINVLMLGILIAFPGLVTHYKSEPVIMDQGDINRTINNIGGSGFGLPGMELDGGLGLPGGPGFGLPGESAPALPNFGAPPATPDAGGGLPAPGGLPAPGDAGGLPRFD from the coding sequence ATGCTTGATCTCATTGCGCACAACCTCGCTCCGATCATGTTCATCATGGTCATGGGCATGCTCCTCCTCGGTTATCCGGTCGCCTTCACTCTTGCCGCTGGCGGCATGTACTTCTTCGTTGTTGGGGTAGAACTGAGCCATATCTCGCCAGAAATCAGATTGTCCTGGCCGCTGGCGCAGGCAAATATGAACCGTGTCTTCGACATCATGCGAAACGACACACTGCTGGCGATCCCCTTCTTCACCTTCATGGGCTTGATCCTTGAACGGTCGCGGATGGCCGAAGACCTGCTCGATACCATCGGACAGCTTTTCGGCACCGTTCGAGGAGGCCTCGCCTTTGCGGTTGTCATCGTCGGCGCATTGCTGGCGGCAACCACCGGCGTCGTTGCGGCATCGGTCATTGCCATGGGCCTCATCTCGCTGCCCATCATGATGCGCTACAACTACAACCCGGGTCTTGCTGCGGGCACGATCGCCGCCTCCGGCACCCTGGCGCAGATCATTCCGCCTTCTCTCGTCCTCATCGTCATGGCTGACCAGCTTGGTCGCTCCGTTGGCGACATGTATGTGGGCGCTATGTTGCCAGCATTGATGTTGGTCGGCATGTACTGCCTGTACATTTTTGCTGTGACGCTGGTAAAGCCGGAATGGGCACCCGCACTTCCGCCCGAGGCTCGACCGCTTGGATCGGGAGGCAAGTCTCTCTATTTCATCATGCTGGCTGCGATCGGACTCTATATCGTCAGCTACTACTTCATCTTCACGGAGTTCCGCTACGAGACGCGCGTGGTCTGGGCAGCGCTTGCCGCAACGGTCATCCCCTACCTCTTTGCCCTGGCTAACCGGCAATTCAACCTGGGTTACCTGTCGAAGATGGCGGAGCAGGTCGTGATCGTCCTGATCCCGCCGCTCGCCCTCATCTTCCTTGTCCTCGGCACGATCTTCCTCGGCATCGCAACGCCGACGGAGGGTGGCGCCATGGGTGCCGCCGGCGCCCTTGTGATGGCACTGGCAAAGCGCAGGCTCGACCTGAAGACCCTCACCCAGGCACTGGACTCGACCGCGAAACTGGCGACGTTCGTCATGTTCATCCTGATCGGTGCCCGTGTCTTCGCGCTTACCTTCTACGGGATCTCGGGCGATATCTGGGTCGAGGAATTGATGCTGGCCCTGCCAGGCGGCGAAACAGGCTTCCTGATCGTCGTCACGATCATCGTCTTCATCCTCGGCTGCTTCCTCGACTTCTTCGAGATCGCATTCGTTCTGGTCCCGTTGCTGGCACCTGTCGCAGACAAGCTTGGCATCGACCTCATCTGGTTCGGCGTGCTGCTCGGGATGAACCTGCAGGTCAGCTTCCTGACACCACCGTTTGGATTTGCCTTGTTCTATCTGCGATCCGTCGCCCCGACCAAGGCATGGCATGACACGACAACAAACCGAATGATTGATCCGATCACCACCCGCGCGATCTATACCGGTACTCTGCCATTTATCGCGATCAATGTGCTGATGCTCGGTATCCTGATTGCGTTCCCAGGCCTTGTGACCCATTACAAGAGCGAACCGGTCATCATGGACCAGGGCGACATCAACAGGACCATCAACAACATTGGCGGCAGCGGTTTTGGCCTGCCGGGGATGGAGCTTGATGGCGGACTGGGCCTTCCCGGCGGCCCAGGCTTCGGCTTGCCGGGTGAAAGTGCCCCTGCTCTGCCCAACTTCGGGGCTCCACCGGCAACTCCGGATGCGGGCGGCGGTCTGCCGGCACCGGGCGGTCTGCCGGCACCGGGTGATGCTGGCGGGCTTCCAAGGTTCGACTGA
- a CDS encoding TRAP transporter substrate-binding protein, protein MDRRSFIKKAGVAGAGVAASTVLAAPAIAQSNPKFTWRCSSGFPKALDTIYGAAEVFAQAVAEATDGNFEIQVFGAGEIVGALEGADAVRDGTIEMAHTASYYFFGKDPSWAFGTGVPFGLNQRMTNAWLYEGGGLDLLNEFYAANNMICYPAGNTGAQMGGWFRKEINTVADLQGLKFRIGGFGGRIISELGVVPQNIPGGDIYAALERGTIDGAEFVGPYDDAKLGFNKVAPYCYYPGWWEGGVTLMNMINLDKWNELPNNYKGIVKSASALANSVMMARYDTLNPAALKQLVSEGTQLRPYSREILEACFDAATKVYGQISAENPQFKKLHDSYMGYRGDGYLWFQLSEYSFDTFMMLQQRGGKL, encoded by the coding sequence ATGGATCGTCGTTCATTCATCAAAAAAGCAGGTGTTGCCGGTGCAGGCGTTGCTGCGTCGACTGTGCTTGCTGCTCCTGCCATTGCGCAGAGCAACCCGAAGTTCACATGGCGCTGCTCTTCGGGTTTCCCGAAGGCGCTTGACACCATCTATGGTGCTGCCGAAGTCTTCGCGCAGGCCGTTGCCGAAGCAACTGACGGTAACTTCGAAATTCAGGTCTTTGGTGCAGGCGAAATCGTTGGTGCGCTTGAAGGTGCCGATGCCGTTCGCGACGGCACGATCGAAATGGCGCATACTGCGTCCTACTACTTCTTCGGCAAGGACCCGAGCTGGGCATTCGGCACGGGTGTTCCATTCGGTCTGAACCAGCGCATGACCAATGCATGGCTCTACGAAGGCGGCGGTCTCGACCTGCTCAACGAATTCTACGCTGCAAACAACATGATCTGCTACCCGGCTGGTAACACCGGTGCACAGATGGGTGGCTGGTTCCGTAAGGAAATCAATACCGTAGCTGACCTTCAGGGCCTGAAGTTCCGTATCGGCGGTTTCGGTGGTCGCATCATCTCCGAACTCGGCGTTGTTCCGCAGAACATCCCGGGTGGTGACATCTATGCTGCTCTCGAGCGTGGTACGATCGATGGTGCTGAATTCGTCGGTCCTTACGACGACGCCAAGCTCGGCTTCAACAAGGTTGCTCCGTACTGCTACTATCCCGGCTGGTGGGAAGGCGGCGTTACGCTCATGAACATGATCAACCTCGACAAGTGGAACGAGTTGCCGAACAATTACAAGGGCATCGTCAAGTCGGCGTCTGCGCTCGCCAACAGCGTCATGATGGCTCGCTACGACACCCTGAACCCGGCTGCACTGAAGCAACTGGTATCGGAAGGTACACAGCTGCGTCCATACAGCCGCGAGATCCTGGAAGCCTGCTTCGATGCAGCCACCAAGGTCTACGGTCAGATCAGCGCCGAGAACCCGCAGTTCAAGAAGCTGCACGACTCCTACATGGGCTATCGTGGCGACGGTTATCTGTGGTTCCAGCTGTCGGAATACAGCTTCGACACCTTCATGATGCTGCAGCAGCGCGGCGGCAAGCTCTAA
- a CDS encoding gamma-glutamyl-gamma-aminobutyrate hydrolase family protein produces the protein MPRPIVAIPADIRKFDGTSWHSVQTQYVNAALKASDLMSFLIPALEEGNHPDLILDRVDGLLVSGSATNVHPSLYGAQARDSDGPFDPARDATSLPLIRRALERGIPMLAICRGIQELNVALGGTLASEIQDQPGIWDHRKPDVPDRDVAYAIRQNVIIAEGSCLAGFLGAGPVPVNSLHRQAISKTAPRLQVEALAEDGTIEAVSVIDAKGFAVGVQWHPEYWAETDKPSRALFEAFGEAVRVYAASKA, from the coding sequence ATGCCAAGGCCGATTGTCGCCATTCCCGCCGACATACGAAAATTTGATGGAACAAGCTGGCATTCGGTTCAAACCCAGTATGTGAATGCCGCGCTCAAAGCCTCGGATCTCATGTCTTTTCTGATTCCGGCACTGGAAGAAGGCAATCATCCGGACCTCATCCTCGACCGGGTCGACGGTCTGCTCGTCTCGGGATCGGCCACGAACGTTCATCCAAGCCTCTATGGTGCTCAGGCACGAGACAGCGACGGTCCATTTGATCCGGCACGTGACGCGACCTCGCTCCCCCTGATCCGTCGGGCCTTGGAACGGGGCATACCGATGCTCGCGATCTGCCGGGGTATCCAGGAACTGAATGTGGCGCTTGGCGGTACCCTTGCGAGCGAAATCCAGGATCAGCCCGGTATCTGGGATCACCGCAAGCCGGATGTTCCGGACCGGGATGTGGCCTACGCGATCCGTCAGAATGTGATCATCGCGGAAGGGTCCTGTCTTGCCGGTTTTCTGGGAGCCGGCCCGGTTCCCGTCAACTCACTTCATCGCCAGGCAATCTCGAAAACCGCCCCGCGTTTGCAGGTTGAGGCACTGGCAGAAGATGGCACGATTGAAGCCGTTTCTGTGATTGACGCCAAAGGCTTTGCTGTGGGCGTACAATGGCATCCCGAATACTGGGCGGAGACAGACAAACCGTCGAGGGCACTGTTTGAAGCATTTGGTGAGGCCGTTCGGGTTTACGCTGCATCCAAGGCGTGA
- a CDS encoding 2-hydroxyacid dehydrogenase — protein sequence MTASEPYILIPGKIHPRVVERLAARFKLVQLEAGSTEVAVDLAPLITGAAVSGRFPEGLFDQLPNLRIIANFGVGYDGVPVRIAARRGIVVTNTPDVLNDEVADTTIALLLNTLRRLPAAENYLRAGRWVAEGAFPLSPLSLKGRHIGIHGLGRIGLEIAARLEPFKVKISYHTRRPRADVSYAYHDSLLSLARSVDTLISIVPKTAETIGSINGEILEALGPTGVLINVGRGTTVNEDDLIAALQAGRIAAAGLDVFADEPHVPAALLELPNVSLLPHVASASAPTRDAMADLVVDNLLSWFERGAVLTPVAETPVQG from the coding sequence ATGACCGCGTCTGAACCTTACATCCTGATCCCAGGGAAAATCCATCCACGCGTGGTGGAACGACTGGCTGCGCGCTTCAAACTGGTCCAACTGGAAGCCGGGTCCACCGAGGTGGCCGTCGATCTCGCACCATTGATCACGGGGGCTGCCGTGTCGGGGCGGTTTCCGGAAGGCTTGTTCGATCAGCTTCCAAACCTTAGGATTATTGCCAATTTCGGCGTCGGCTATGATGGTGTCCCGGTCCGCATTGCAGCCCGGCGCGGCATTGTCGTCACCAATACCCCGGATGTTCTCAACGACGAGGTTGCCGATACAACCATCGCTCTCCTCCTGAACACGCTGAGGCGTTTGCCGGCTGCTGAAAACTATCTGAGAGCCGGACGCTGGGTTGCCGAGGGCGCGTTTCCGCTCTCACCTCTTTCGCTCAAGGGCCGTCATATCGGCATCCACGGTCTTGGGCGGATCGGGCTGGAGATAGCGGCACGTCTTGAACCCTTCAAGGTCAAGATCAGCTATCATACCCGCCGCCCCCGTGCGGACGTGTCCTATGCTTATCATGACAGTTTGCTGTCCCTGGCGCGGTCAGTGGACACACTGATTTCAATCGTCCCGAAGACTGCGGAGACGATTGGTTCGATCAATGGCGAAATCCTTGAGGCGCTTGGGCCGACCGGAGTCTTGATCAATGTCGGTCGTGGGACGACAGTCAATGAAGATGATCTGATTGCGGCCCTTCAGGCCGGTAGAATTGCCGCTGCGGGGCTCGACGTGTTCGCCGATGAGCCGCATGTCCCGGCCGCCTTGCTCGAATTGCCGAATGTCAGCCTGTTGCCGCATGTGGCGTCGGCTTCGGCACCCACGCGTGATGCCATGGCGGATCTGGTTGTCGACAATCTGCTCTCCTGGTTCGAACGAGGTGCCGTCTTGACGCCAGTGGCCGAAACTCCCGTCCAAGGTTAG
- a CDS encoding LacI family DNA-binding transcriptional regulator: protein MAQKIKLSTIAETLGLSTATISLALRDSPLVAVDTREKIKEQARLLGYIYNRRAASLRTSRSGIIGVVVHDIMNPFYGEILKAIEGELDRSRQTFILSNHYDSVEKQRMFIETLLQLGGDGVIMSPAIGTPPEDVALAENNGMPAIFIARSMDGVDVPIYRGDDSYGISLATNHLIGLGHRTIAMIGGTDQTSTGRDRYQGYVNALRKAGIEVDPGLRIPGPRTKQGGFEAAVHFLSLPQKPTAAVCWNDLVAIGLMNGIARAGLIPGQDISVTGYDDLEEASIATPSLTTVWNGQAEVGRLAARALLDKLAGSHEPDGIHLIKPEMRIRQSTSPNRRQV, encoded by the coding sequence GTGGCGCAAAAGATTAAACTTTCCACGATCGCAGAGACGCTTGGTCTTTCGACTGCAACCATTTCTTTGGCTCTTCGCGACAGCCCCCTTGTGGCAGTCGACACGCGTGAGAAGATCAAGGAACAGGCTCGGCTCCTTGGCTATATCTACAACCGTCGGGCTGCGAGCCTCAGAACGTCTCGCTCGGGCATTATCGGTGTCGTCGTTCATGACATCATGAACCCTTTCTATGGGGAAATCCTGAAGGCTATCGAGGGTGAGCTTGATCGAAGCCGGCAGACCTTCATTCTATCCAACCATTACGACTCCGTCGAAAAGCAACGCATGTTCATCGAGACGCTGCTTCAGCTCGGTGGTGATGGTGTCATCATGTCGCCGGCCATCGGCACGCCGCCGGAAGACGTTGCTCTCGCCGAAAACAACGGAATGCCCGCCATCTTCATCGCACGGTCCATGGATGGCGTTGACGTTCCGATCTATCGCGGGGATGACAGCTATGGCATTTCGCTTGCCACCAATCACCTGATCGGACTTGGTCATCGCACCATCGCAATGATTGGCGGTACGGACCAGACATCGACCGGGCGGGATCGCTATCAGGGTTATGTGAATGCTCTTCGCAAGGCCGGAATTGAGGTCGATCCCGGTCTGCGCATACCTGGGCCACGTACCAAGCAGGGCGGCTTCGAAGCGGCGGTACATTTCCTGTCTTTGCCGCAAAAACCAACGGCTGCCGTCTGCTGGAACGATCTGGTTGCCATCGGTCTGATGAACGGTATCGCCCGCGCCGGGCTCATTCCGGGTCAGGACATTTCAGTGACCGGTTATGATGATCTTGAGGAGGCGTCGATTGCCACGCCCTCCCTGACAACGGTGTGGAACGGACAGGCCGAAGTGGGGCGGCTTGCTGCCCGTGCCCTTCTCGACAAGCTGGCCGGCAGTCACGAGCCTGATGGTATTCACCTGATCAAGCCGGAAATGCGGATACGTCAGTCAACGAGCCCCAATCGCCGGCAAGTGTGA
- a CDS encoding MarR family winged helix-turn-helix transcriptional regulator, whose product MAKKDKADKAGKEQKKASKKKEAASHSGALAATITQVARSLRTRLSHSLADSGLYPGQDGVIQLLAAEEGLTPGHLAQRLGVKAPTMTRTIGRMEAQGFVMRRTDGTDGRLTKVYLTDDGRNSLAKINDATDECLRLATRGLSGKDVKSLVKLLSEVDANLQSVLRDEKGRPGVVENDD is encoded by the coding sequence ATGGCTAAAAAGGACAAGGCAGACAAGGCCGGCAAGGAGCAGAAGAAGGCATCCAAGAAAAAGGAGGCTGCCAGCCACAGCGGAGCCCTTGCCGCCACGATCACCCAGGTGGCCCGATCGCTGCGCACGAGGCTTTCGCATAGTCTGGCTGATAGTGGTCTGTATCCTGGTCAGGATGGCGTCATCCAGCTGCTGGCGGCGGAAGAGGGGCTGACACCGGGGCATCTCGCTCAGCGGCTGGGCGTCAAGGCACCGACGATGACCCGTACCATAGGGCGAATGGAAGCGCAGGGTTTTGTCATGCGCCGCACCGATGGCACCGATGGTCGCCTGACCAAGGTTTATCTCACGGATGACGGGCGCAACAGTCTGGCCAAAATCAATGATGCGACCGATGAGTGCCTGCGCCTGGCGACACGTGGATTGTCCGGCAAGGACGTCAAATCCCTGGTCAAGCTTTTGTCTGAGGTTGATGCCAATCTGCAATCGGTCCTGCGTGACGAAAAGGGCCGGCCCGGCGTGGTTGAAAATGACGATTGA
- a CDS encoding creatininase family protein yields MNKPRQVFMDNDFSLPPATRANWIAILPLGAHEQHGPHLPFETDSIIAAGVAERLAISLPQHLPATFLPVEPVGYSIEHLDVTGTKSLDYAEAVERWLKIAKELHDRGIGKLVLLNAHGGNSPLLTIVATEARIRFNMLVVATSWTRFGVPPHVITPEEKAIDIHAGDIETSVMLALRPDLVDMAKAGNFSSRQSEFVTRFTHLRAYGPHAFGWKMSDLNEKGAAGNALLATSAKGEALLDHAVNALIELLEDVHAFDVSDFNRQPKAPQQSL; encoded by the coding sequence ATGAACAAACCTCGGCAGGTCTTTATGGACAACGACTTTTCCCTGCCGCCGGCGACGCGAGCGAACTGGATCGCGATCCTGCCACTTGGTGCGCATGAACAGCATGGGCCGCACCTCCCGTTCGAAACCGACAGCATCATTGCAGCCGGTGTTGCGGAAAGACTGGCGATCTCCCTACCCCAACACCTGCCCGCAACCTTTCTTCCCGTGGAGCCGGTGGGTTATTCGATCGAGCACCTCGACGTTACAGGAACGAAAAGCCTCGACTATGCCGAGGCGGTCGAACGCTGGCTGAAAATTGCGAAGGAACTGCATGACAGAGGCATTGGAAAACTGGTCCTGTTAAATGCCCATGGCGGCAACTCGCCCTTGCTGACAATCGTTGCGACCGAGGCCCGGATACGTTTCAACATGCTCGTTGTCGCGACAAGCTGGACGCGCTTTGGTGTGCCGCCACATGTCATCACGCCGGAGGAAAAGGCGATCGACATCCATGCCGGTGACATCGAAACATCTGTCATGCTGGCACTGAGGCCCGATCTTGTGGACATGGCAAAAGCCGGGAACTTCAGCTCGAGGCAATCGGAGTTCGTCACCCGGTTCACACATTTGCGTGCCTATGGGCCACACGCCTTTGGTTGGAAGATGTCGGATCTGAATGAAAAGGGCGCCGCTGGAAACGCCCTATTGGCGACAAGCGCCAAGGGGGAAGCGCTGCTTGACCATGCCGTCAATGCACTGATTGAACTCCTGGAGGATGTTCACGCCTTTGACGTCTCAGATTTCAACAGGCAGCCGAAAGCCCCACAACAAAGCCTTTGA